A genomic stretch from Cloacibacterium caeni includes:
- a CDS encoding helix-turn-helix transcriptional regulator has product MENNEIIIHKLNRIEKHIFGLKTILNVEELSDYTGFKKSYIYKLVHNNSIPFSKPSGKILFFERKKIDEWLLKNSHKSNDEIQQEALEFSLRKK; this is encoded by the coding sequence ATGGAAAATAACGAAATCATCATCCACAAACTCAACCGAATTGAAAAGCATATTTTCGGACTAAAGACAATTCTTAATGTAGAAGAGCTATCAGATTATACAGGCTTCAAGAAATCTTACATCTACAAATTAGTTCATAATAATTCAATTCCATTTTCAAAACCTTCGGGAAAAATTCTATTTTTTGAACGTAAAAAAATAGATGAATGGTTGCTAAAAAACAGCCATAAATCAAACGATGAAATTCAACAAGAAGCATTAGAATTTTCTTTACGCAAAAAATAA
- a CDS encoding site-specific integrase — MNITLKQKNLADGRISLFIEYYKGSSTNAQGRRVHLRNFEYLKLYLHSDPKSAKEKKENKETMALAENILAIKKAEYVQGRYDLKDTVKSKRTFLTYFEELTEEKQKQDTSNNYGNWFSTLQHLKKIVPKNMTFDEIDENFVKKVQLYFEKDALTKSELPLSQNSKYSYFNKFKAALRNAFDNGYLTINYAAKVKSFEQVESQREYLIFDELQRLAKAECKYPVLKKAFLFSCLSGLRWSDINTLIWKEVRDEGDISKVNFRQEKTDGVEYLYISKQARELLGERQDPQERVFKGLKYGMTYNTEIIRWCNRAAVPKHITFHSARHTNAVLLLENGADIYTVSKRLGHRELRTTQIYAKIVDSKMKETAEIIPELNIEL; from the coding sequence ATGAATATCACTTTAAAACAGAAAAATTTGGCTGATGGAAGGATTAGCCTTTTCATTGAGTATTACAAAGGTTCTTCTACTAATGCACAAGGGAGAAGAGTTCATCTACGGAATTTTGAATACTTGAAATTGTATTTGCACTCCGACCCAAAGTCGGCTAAGGAGAAAAAAGAAAATAAAGAAACCATGGCTCTTGCTGAAAATATTTTGGCAATTAAAAAAGCTGAATATGTACAAGGACGCTATGATCTGAAAGATACCGTAAAAAGTAAAAGAACTTTCTTAACATACTTTGAGGAGTTAACAGAAGAAAAGCAAAAGCAAGATACTTCAAATAATTACGGTAACTGGTTTTCTACTCTACAACATCTCAAAAAGATTGTTCCAAAAAATATGACTTTCGATGAAATTGATGAAAATTTTGTCAAGAAAGTTCAACTATATTTCGAAAAGGATGCTCTTACAAAAAGTGAGTTGCCACTTTCTCAAAACTCAAAATATTCTTATTTCAATAAGTTTAAAGCTGCACTTCGAAACGCCTTCGATAATGGATATTTAACAATAAATTATGCTGCAAAAGTAAAATCCTTTGAACAGGTTGAGAGTCAAAGAGAATATCTGATTTTTGATGAATTACAACGTTTAGCCAAAGCGGAATGTAAATATCCGGTTTTGAAAAAAGCTTTTCTTTTTTCGTGCTTATCGGGACTACGTTGGTCAGATATCAATACCTTGATTTGGAAAGAAGTTCGTGATGAAGGTGATATATCAAAAGTCAATTTCAGACAAGAAAAAACGGATGGTGTTGAATATCTTTATATTTCAAAACAAGCCAGAGAATTGTTGGGCGAAAGACAAGACCCGCAAGAAAGAGTTTTCAAAGGTTTGAAATATGGAATGACCTACAATACTGAAATTATTCGCTGGTGTAATCGTGCTGCAGTTCCTAAGCATATTACTTTTCACTCCGCTAGACATACGAATGCAGTTCTGTTGTTAGAAAACGGTGCAGATATTTACACGGTTTCTAAAAGACTTGGACATAGGGAATTAAGAACAACGCAGATTTATGCAAAAATTGTGGATAGCAAGATGAAAGAAACTGCTGAGATTATTCCAGAATTAAATATCGAGTTGTGA
- the mnmE gene encoding tRNA uridine-5-carboxymethylaminomethyl(34) synthesis GTPase MnmE: MNQDTICALATANGIGAIGIIRVSGEQAIEICEKCFDGKALTQQKSHTVHYGFIKDGDEVIDEVMVSIFLAPKSFTTENSVEISFHGSPHIGKRILEVLIKNGARMAKAGEFTMRAFMNGRIDLSQAESIADLIASENEASRKVALQQLKGGISHEISVLRNDLLNFVSLIELELDFAEEDVEFADRTALVQLLQKIESKLKSLIDSFQYGNAIKSGVAVAIIGKPNAGKSTLLNALLKEERAIVSDIAGTTRDTIEEVLHIKGNAFRLIDTAGLRETEDAIEAIGVVKAKEKVAQADVLVYLIDVATTDLKDDLAMLQELAREDLKIIICLTKIDEVEQAEQKAEAIAKTLQSEIPSHELLQISAKENIHLQDLKDELSTYVEHLKSESNVVITNQRHYESLQKSIDAVYKVKEAITHQISTELLAYELRNALEHLGEISGEFTNDEVLGNIFSKFCIGK; this comes from the coding sequence ATGAATCAAGACACTATTTGTGCACTCGCTACTGCCAATGGAATTGGAGCGATAGGAATTATTAGAGTTTCTGGGGAACAAGCCATAGAAATCTGTGAAAAATGCTTTGACGGAAAAGCACTTACCCAACAGAAATCTCATACGGTACATTATGGTTTCATCAAAGATGGAGATGAAGTCATCGATGAAGTAATGGTTTCTATCTTTCTGGCTCCCAAATCTTTCACTACCGAAAATTCTGTGGAAATTTCTTTCCATGGTTCTCCGCATATTGGCAAAAGAATTTTAGAAGTCTTGATTAAAAATGGAGCTAGAATGGCAAAAGCAGGGGAGTTTACTATGCGTGCTTTTATGAACGGTAGAATAGACCTCAGTCAAGCCGAATCTATTGCCGACCTTATTGCTTCGGAAAATGAAGCGTCCAGAAAAGTAGCTCTTCAACAGCTGAAAGGTGGCATTTCTCATGAAATTTCTGTTTTGAGAAATGACTTGCTCAATTTTGTTTCCTTGATTGAATTAGAATTAGATTTTGCGGAAGAAGATGTGGAATTTGCAGATAGAACTGCATTGGTACAACTGCTCCAAAAAATAGAAAGCAAACTGAAATCTTTGATTGACAGTTTCCAATACGGAAATGCCATTAAAAGTGGAGTAGCAGTAGCTATTATCGGAAAACCAAATGCTGGAAAATCTACTTTACTGAATGCCCTTTTAAAAGAAGAAAGAGCCATCGTTTCGGATATTGCAGGAACTACGCGTGATACGATAGAAGAGGTTTTGCATATTAAAGGAAATGCTTTTCGACTCATTGATACCGCAGGTTTGCGTGAAACGGAAGATGCCATAGAAGCAATAGGCGTGGTAAAAGCCAAAGAAAAAGTGGCTCAAGCTGATGTTTTGGTGTATTTGATTGATGTTGCGACTACCGATTTAAAAGACGACCTTGCCATGCTTCAAGAATTGGCAAGAGAAGATTTGAAAATCATTATTTGTCTTACTAAAATTGATGAAGTAGAACAGGCCGAGCAAAAAGCAGAAGCTATTGCAAAAACCCTTCAATCTGAAATTCCTTCGCATGAATTGTTACAAATTTCGGCTAAGGAAAATATTCATCTTCAGGATTTAAAAGATGAACTTTCTACCTATGTAGAACATCTAAAATCTGAAAGCAACGTAGTGATTACCAACCAAAGACACTACGAATCTCTTCAAAAATCTATTGACGCTGTTTATAAGGTAAAAGAAGCCATTACCCATCAAATTTCCACTGAATTGTTGGCTTACGAACTTAGAAATGCTCTAGAACATCTGGGTGAAATCTCTGGGGAATTTACCAATGATGAAGTATTGGGGAATATTTTCAGTAAGTTTTGTATCGGGAAATAA
- a CDS encoding L,D-transpeptidase: MNCFRSFIYLIGVFLLVQCNKSAGAEEVHYDTIQQQQKADTVQKDTVVKKEIKYHAFVVKNKNKDFKTLEKKYSQEELHAILAINRLDYKNKWRADTLVVPDVLEKDFTVYSPFPKNVSAAKNIQKLAMFSYAIHAYALYENGSLIKWGPTSMGKQATPTKMGLTFTNWKKEVAISTVNSDWKLRWNFNLYNYLGIGWHQYDLPGHHASHSCVRLLEEDAYFMYTWADEWILNKKGTVALAKGTPVIIFGPPVFNKKPWLQLIKSPHANDYIEDQINHEIQPFISEILKQQNIKRQYLEHAP; encoded by the coding sequence ATGAACTGTTTTAGAAGTTTTATCTATCTTATCGGTGTGTTCTTGTTGGTTCAGTGCAATAAAAGCGCTGGAGCAGAGGAAGTGCATTATGATACAATTCAGCAGCAACAGAAAGCAGATACCGTCCAAAAAGATACGGTGGTGAAAAAAGAAATAAAGTATCATGCTTTTGTGGTTAAAAATAAAAATAAAGATTTTAAAACTTTAGAGAAAAAGTATTCTCAAGAAGAACTGCATGCTATTTTAGCCATCAATCGATTGGATTATAAAAACAAATGGAGAGCTGATACCTTAGTGGTTCCAGACGTTTTGGAAAAAGATTTTACAGTGTACAGTCCGTTTCCTAAAAACGTTTCTGCGGCTAAAAACATTCAGAAGTTGGCGATGTTCAGTTATGCCATTCATGCCTATGCCTTGTATGAAAACGGGAGTCTCATCAAGTGGGGACCTACCAGTATGGGCAAACAAGCAACACCTACCAAAATGGGGCTCACCTTTACCAATTGGAAGAAGGAAGTCGCCATCAGTACCGTGAATTCTGACTGGAAATTGAGATGGAACTTCAATTTGTATAATTATTTAGGAATTGGATGGCATCAGTATGATTTGCCGGGACATCATGCTTCACACTCTTGCGTTCGTTTGTTGGAAGAAGATGCCTACTTTATGTACACTTGGGCAGATGAATGGATTTTAAACAAAAAAGGGACTGTAGCTTTGGCTAAAGGTACACCTGTGATTATTTTTGGACCGCCGGTATTCAATAAAAAACCTTGGTTACAGCTCATCAAATCTCCTCATGCCAATGATTATATCGAGGATCAAATCAACCATGAAATACAACCGTTTATCTCTGAAATTCTGAAACAACAAAACATTAAAAGGCAATATCTAGAACACGCTCCATAG
- a CDS encoding GIY-YIG nuclease family protein, producing MKGYMYILECADGSYYTGSTTDLELRLQQHQSGEGANHTRKRLPVRLVYYEEFDRIDEAFYREKQVQGWSRRKKEALMENRANDLPLLSKNYTDKD from the coding sequence ATGAAAGGATATATGTATATTTTAGAATGTGCAGATGGTTCTTATTATACTGGGAGTACTACAGATTTAGAGCTAAGACTGCAACAACATCAGTCGGGTGAAGGAGCTAACCACACCCGAAAAAGGTTGCCTGTACGATTGGTGTATTACGAAGAATTTGACAGAATAGATGAAGCTTTTTATCGAGAAAAGCAGGTTCAGGGTTGGAGCAGGAGAAAGAAAGAGGCTTTGATGGAGAACAGAGCAAACGATTTGCCTTTATTATCAAAAAATTATACAGATAAGGATTGA